From Erythrobacter sp. YJ-T3-07:
TCCCACTCTCGCGCGTACGTACACGTGAAGGAACGCCCCCACTCTTATGCAACTGGTCATCGTCGAATCGCCCGCAAAGGCGAAAACCATCGAGAAATACCTCGGCAAGGACTTCAAGGTTCTCGCCTCCTACGGTCACATCCGCGACCTGCCGCCCAAGGATGGCAGCGTGCGGCCGGACGAGGATTTCGCGATGGACTGGGAGATCTATTCCGACCAGCGCAAGCGTGCGCAGGTCAAGGCGATCGCCGATGCTGCCAAGAACGCCGACCGCCTCGTTCTCGCAACCGACCCTGACCGCGAAGGGGAAGCGATCAGCTGGCACGTGCTGGACATGCTCAAGAAGCGTAAAAGCCTCCCGACCAATGTCGACCGGGTGACCTTCAACGCGATCACCAAGGGCGCGGTGACCGAGGCGATGAAGAAGCCGCGCGCGCTCGACCAGGACCTGATCGACGCCTATCTGGCGCGCCGCGCACTCGACTACCTGTTCGGCTTCACGCTTTCGCCGGTGCTGTGGCGCAAGCTGCCCGGCGCCAAGTCCGCTGGCCGCGTTCAGTCGGTCGCCCTGCGCATCATCGTCGACCGCGAGCGCGAGATCGAGGCCTTCAAGGCCGAGGAATACTGGTCGATCATCGCCAATTTCGAGCAGGACGGCACGCCTTTCACCGCACGGCTGGTGACGCTCGACGGCAAGAAGCTCGACAAGATGACGCTCGGCGACGAGGGCAGCGCGATGGCCGCCAAGCAGGCGGTCGAGGACGGGCGCTTCACGGTCGAGGGCATCGAGACCAAGCCGGTCAAGCGCAACCCCGCGCCGCCGTTCACCACCTCGACCCTGCAGCAGGAGGCGGCGCGCAAGCTCGGCTTCTCCGCCAGCCACACCATGCGGTGTGCGCAGTCGCTCTACGAAGCGGGCGCGATCACCTACATGCGTACCGACGGCGTGCAGATGGACCAGAGCGCCATCGACGCCTGCCGCGATGCGATCACCGATCGTTACTCCGCCGAGTATCGCCCGGAACAACCGCGCTATTACAAGACCAAGGCGAAGAATGCTCAGGAAGCGCACGAAGCGATCCGGCCGACCGATTTCCGCAAGGACAAGGTAGGCTCGGGTGACGAGGCGCGCCTTTACGACCTGATCTTCAAGCGTGCACTGGCGAGCCAGATGGCGACCGCGCAGCTCGAACGGACCACGGTCACGCTGACCGAAGGCAGCGGGCAGCACTCGCTTCGCGCGACCGGCCAGGTGGTGAAGTTCCCCGGCTTCCTCGCGGTCTATCAGGAAAGCTTCGACGACAAGGATGACGAGGACGGCGGCCTGCTGCCGCACATGCGCGAAGGCGATGCGCCTGCGCGCAAGTCGGTCGAGGCGAACCAGCACTTCACCCAGCCGCCGCCGCGCTATTCCGAAGCCTCGCTGGTCAAGCAGCTGGAGGAGCTGGGCATCGGGCGCCCGTCGACCTACGCCTCCACCATCCAGACGCTGCGCGACCGCGAATATGTGCGGATCGAGAAGAACCGCTTCTTCGCCGAGGAATCGGGCCGGTTGCTGACCGCCTTCCTCGAACGTTTCTTCCCCACCTATGTCGCCTACGACTTCACGGCGGGGATGGAGGAAGAGCTCGACGACGTCTCCGGCGGGCGCGCCGAGTGGAAGGCGATCCTCGAGGCGTTCTGGAAGGACTTCAAGCCCAAGTCCGACGAGGTGATGGAGCAGAAGCCGTCGGACATCACGGCGGTGCTCGACACCTTCCTTTCCGACTACCTCTTCCCCGAACGCGCCGACGGCAAGGACCCGCGCTTCTGCCCGCTGTGCGACCAGGAAGGGCGCGCCGGTGGCCGCCTGCACCTGCGTGGTGGGCGCTTCGGTGCGTTTGTGGCGTGTGAAAACTATCCCGAGTGCAAGTTCACCCGCCGCTTCGCGCAGCCGGGTGCCGATGGCGACGAGGTGGCCGAGGATGCGGTGCTGGGCAACGACCCGGAAACCGGCCTGCCGGTCGAGCGCAAGACGGGCCGCTTCGGGCCGTACCTGCAACTGGGCGAGGGCAAGGAGGCCAAGCGCGCGAGCATTCCCAAGGACGTGCCCGAGCTCGATCTGGAGATGGCGCTCAAACTGCTCTCGCTCCCGCGCATCGTCGGTCAGCACCCGGAGACCGGTCAGGATATCGAAGCGAGTATAGGGCGTTACGGCCCGTATCTGCGGCACGATGGCAAGTACGCCAAGCTCACCACCACCGCTGACGTGTTCGAAACGGGCATGAACGCCGCCGTCACCATGCTCGCCGAAGCGGCGCAGAAGGGTGGCCGCGGGCGCGCCAAGGCGGAGCCGATCAAGGTGCTGGGCAAGCACCCGACCTCCGAGGCCGAGATGAAGGTGATGCCCGGCCGCTACGGCCCCTACGTCACCGACGGCACGACCAACGCGACCATCCCCAAGGATGTGAAGCCCGAGGATGTGACCGAGGAGCAGGCGATCGAACTGATCAACGCCCGCGCCGCCAAGGGACCGGCGAAGAAGAAAAAGGCAGCGCCCAAAAAGACGGCGGCGAAAAAGAAAGCTCCGGCCAAGAAAGCCGCTGCGAAAAAGCCTGCGGCGAAGAAAGCCCCTGCGAAGAAGGCTTCTGCGAAGGACGAGTGATGGCGACGGCCGCCGTAACCGCCTCGGATTTATCGCGTATGCTCTCGATCGCACTTATCGAGATTCGCGCGACCAACTCGTTACGGGCGGCACAAGCGTTGGCCGACATTTTCCATAATGTCCCTGGCGCTTTGGAACATGGGCTGTCTCCAGAAGAGACATATAGTCGCCTGTTAGAATGTGCCGAACGCAATGAAATGCGTTCGTATGTTGAGCGACTTAGAGAACACGTTTCTCGGGGGAACGATTAATGGCGAAGGACAAGTTCGAGCGGCACAAGCAGCCCTGGACGGGCGAGGAGGCGGGGCAGCTGAAGACGCTCGCCTCCAAGGGCCAAGGCCTCAAGCAGATCGCCAAGGCGCTGAACCGCAGCGAGGAATCGACCAAGGATTTCGCGAAGAAGAACAAGATCGCGATCGCGAAGAAGCGGTAGAAGAGGCTCCTCCGGGCCGCTGCCTCACGACACCGGCCCACCTCCCCATTTGGGATTGCATCGAAAATGGGGAGGATTGCTTGCATGATCCTCCCCGAATTGCGTAGCCATTTGGGGAGGTGGCAGTCGCCGCAGGCGGCTGACGGAGGGGTAATGCCGCGTTCGAGAAACGCCGGAAATGTCGCAAGAGCGCGCCAACTCCGCCGGCAAATGTCGCTGCCCGAAGTGCTTCTCTGGCAGGAATTGCGCAAGCAGTCGGAGGTCAAGTTCCGCCGCCAGCACCCTCTCGGGCCCTACGTGCTCGATTTCTACTGTGCCGCTGCGAAACTGTGCATGGAGGTCGACGGGATCGCGCACGATATGGGAAGTGCCCCGAAGCGCGATGCGACCCGCGACGAATGGTTGCGCGAGAAGGGTGTCACGGTGCTGCGGATCGCGGCCACCGAAGTCCTGCGATCTCCGCAAGAGGTCGCGGAAGCCGTGATACGTTCCTGCCTTCGCTAGCCCCTCCGACCCGATGCCTGACGGCATCGGCCCACCTCCCCATTTGGCTTCGCAAAATGGGGAGGATTGTTCTGACCTGATCTGAGGTGGCAGCCCGTCAGGGCTGACGGAGGGGGTCTTGTTTCCCCCTACTGCACCACCGGCACATCCTCGATCCTCGCCAGTGCTTCACCGCCGCAGGTGATGATGATCTCGCGGATTTGCGGGTAGGGGGTCGGGCCGTCGAAGCGCACGGGGGTGGGGGTGATGACCTGCGTCACCATGCCGTCGGGCTTCTTGGCATCGAGCTGGAAGCGCCAGCCGGGCGGCTGCATGCGGTCCGCGGGGCCTGCCACCAGCTTCACCGAATAGCCGGGCGTGGGCATGTCGACTTCGCCGGTAATGTGCAGCGTGGGGCGTGCGCCGGGTCCGGGCATGGTGTCGATCCACGCCTTGAAGTCGCGCGCCTTGTAGGCGGGGCAGCCCGCAGCCGGGGGCGCATCGCCCGGCTCGTCGGGGTAGGGCGCACAGGCCGACAGCGAGAGGGTGGCGGCGGCAACGCCGGTGAGGCTGAGAAGAGTACGCAAGGTCAGATCTCCAACAACTGGATTGCAGCACAGGCGGTCTCGTCCGGTCCATCCGGTCGAGATCTCATGGCTTTCATACCGATGTGACGGAGACGAGAGCTGAATGCCTTTGTTCCACGCGGGCAAGGCGCGGGCGAAGCATCACTTGGTCCAGTCGAGCCCCATTTCCTCGAACATTTCCTTGTCGTCGGCCCAGTTCTCGGTCGCCTTGACGTGCAGGAAGAGGTGGACCTTGCGGCCCAGCAGCTCGCTCAGCTCCTCGCGCGCCGCCTGGCCGATCGACTTGATCTTGCTGCCACCCTTGCCGAGCACGATCATCCGCTGGTTGTCGCGCGCGACGATGATCTGCTGGTGGATCTCGACGCTGCCGTCCTTGCGTTCGACATACTTCTCGGGCCGCACCATGGAGTCGTAGGGCAGTTCCTCGTGCAGCTGGCGATAGAGCTGCTCGCGGGTGATCTCGGTCGCGAGCAGGCGTTCGGAGGCGTCGGAGACCTGGTCTTCCGGGTACATCCACTCGCCTTCGGGCATCTCGCCGGCGAGCGCGTCTTTCAGCTCGAACACCCCGTCGCCGGTCAGTGCGGAGATGAAATAGATCTCCGCGAAGTCGACCTTGGCCGAAAGCTCCTGCGCCAGCGCCAGCAGGGGCTCCTTCTTGGCGATGTCGACCTTGTTGAGGACGAGAATCTTCTTCTCGGGCCGCTGGGCAAGCTGTTCGATCAGCGGCTCCAGCTCGTGCCGGCGCTGCTTGATCGGGTCGACCAGCAGCAGCACGGCATCCGCGCTTTCCGCGCCTTCCCATGCCGCGCTGACCATCGCGCGGTCGAGCCGCCGTTTGGGCGCAAAGATGCCGGGCGTGTCGACCAGGATCATCTGCGTGTTGGCGTCGTCGTTCTCGTGCAATGCGATGCCGAGCATCCGCGCGCGCGTGGTCTGCGCCTTGGCGCTGACGATCGCGACCTTCTGGCCGACCAGCGCGTTGACCAGCGTGGATTTGCCGGCATTCGGAGCGCCCAGCACAGCGACGACGCCGCATTTGGTAGATGTATCAGTCATAGAACCTTTTCTGCTCCCCCTTCAGGGGAGGTCGGGTGGAGGTGGGCTCCACACTTCGCGGGGTGGTACATCCACCCCCGCCACTCTCCTGCAGAGACAGGGGAGTCGAAGCGGTCAGCCATACTGCTCCATAAACGCTTTTGCCGCCGCCGTCTCGGCTTCCTGCTTGCTGTTGGCGGTGGCTTCCGCATCGCCGACATTCTTCACTGAGACGCGCACGGTAAAGCGCGCCGCGTGATCGGGGCCGGAGCGGTCGATCAGCGCGTATTCGGGAGGGCGTCGGCGATTGCCCGCAGCCCATTCCTGCAGCGCGGACTTGGGATGCTTGGCCCGGCCCGCATCGCCTTCGACCGCGTCGCGCCACAGCGCACGCACCAGCGCCCGTGCACTCTCGAAACCGTCCTCGCGCAGTTGCGCGCCGAGTAGCGATTCCATCACATCGCCGAGGATATTGCTGCTTTCCGCTCCACCATCTTCGCGCGCCTGCCGGCCCAGCCGCAGGTGGTCGGGCACGCCGATGCTGCGGGCGACCTTTGCGCAGGCACCCTTGCTGACCAGCGCGTTCAGCCGCTGCGCCAGCGTGCCTTCGCTTGCGCTGCCCTGATTTTCGAACAGCCACTCCGCGATCGCGAGGCCGAGCACCCGGTCGCCGAGAAATTCCAGTCGCTGGTAATCGCGCCCTTCGCCCAGGCTGCCGTGGGTCAGTGCCTCGGTCCACAGGGCCTCGTCGCGCGCGGCAAAACCGTTCGCGACCAGCCATGCTTTCGTCTCTTTCCAGTCAGTCATTCGGCTTCAACGCTCATAGGGCTTGCGCGGTCCTGTTGCTTCGCAGGCTGGACAGCCAGCTGCCCGGATCGGCCCACCGCGCGCTGCCGTCGGTCGACCACAGTACCGCGCCGGGCTGGCCGATCAGCAGATCCTGCCTGACGAAGCCGACACCCCCGCCGGGCAGGGCGGGGAAGCGGCTGTCCATCGAATTGTCGCGGTTGTCACCCAGCAGGAACAGCGATCCCGCTGGTACGGTGCGCGGGCCCCAGTTGTCCTGCGGAGTGGGGCCGAAATCGAACACCTCGTAACTCACGCCAGAGGGCAGATATTCGCGGTTGCGGCGATAGCGGCAGTCCGCGCCGCCGGCAGGCCTCGCCTCCTCGCGTCCGCCCCAGCCGCATGGCGCATCGGGGCTGACCGGGATGATCGCATCATCGGTTGCCGACTGGCTCAGGATCTGGCCGTTGAGGACCACGTAGCCATTACGCAGCTCCACCTCGTCGCCCGGCAGGCCGATCACCCGCTTGACGTAATCGCTTCCGTCGACCGGATGCTTGAAGATCACCACATCGCCGCGCTGCGGCTGATGTGCGAACCAGCGCCCGGGGATCAGCGGAAGGTCGAAGGGCAGCGAGTTGCTCGAATAGCCGTAGGGCCATTTCTTCGCCGCGATCGTGTCGCCGGGCAGCAAGCCGGGCATCATGCTCTCGCTGGGAATCGTGAACAGCGAAAAGGCGAAGGTGCGCAGCGCGAGCGCCAGGATCACGGCCAGCAGCACGAATTGCAGCAGGTTGACGATGCCGCCACCAGACGCGCGATCACGCCCGCGCGCGTCGTCCGCATCCCGGTGCGGCTCGCCTGCTTCGCCCTTTTCATCCATCGGCGCAGCACCTAGGCGCTAGCGGCAGGCAGGCAACAGGATTTTGAGCACATGAGCGATAGCAGGACAGCAGCGTGGCAGCGGATCGAGGCATTGCCGCAGGAAAGCCTGGGCGATCTGTTCGCCGGTGACGATGCGCGGGTCGATCGCCTGTCCGGCCGGATCGGCTGGGGCGAGGGCGAAGACGCGGCGGGCATCCGCTTCGACTGGTCCAAGACGCACCTGACCGACGATCTGCTCGCCGGGTTCGAGGCGCTGGCCGAAGCAAGCGACTTCACCGGCAAGCGCGCCGCGCTGTTCGCGGGCGATGCGATGAACGTCACCGAAGGCCGCGCCGCCGAACATACCGCACAGCGCGGCTTCGGCAGCGAGGCGAGCGTGGAGGAGGCGCAGGCGCTGCTCGCGCGGATGCAAATGCTGGTCGAGGCGATCCGCGAAGGTGCGCTGGGCCAGATCGAACACCTGATCCATATCGGCATTGGCGGCTCCGCGCTCGGCCCCGCGCTGGCGATCAATGCGCTGACCCGCGACCTGTCCTATGTCGATTGCCACGTGGTCTCGAATATCGACGGGGTGGCGCTGGAGGCCGCGTTCGAGGCGTGCGACCCGGCGACGACCATGATCGCGGTCGCCAGCAAGACCTTCACCACGATCGAGACGATGACCAATGCCGACAGTGCGCTCACCTGGCTGCGCGAGAACGGCGTCACCGATCCGCACGGGCGGGTGGTCGCGCTGACCGCCAATCCCGAAGCTGCGGTCGAGTGGGGCGTCGACGAAACGCGCGTGCTGCCCTTCATGGAAAGCGTCGGCGGGCGTTATTCGCTGTGGTCGAGCATCGGCTTCCCCGTCGCGCTGGCCGCGGGGCTGGACGAGTTTGCCGCAATGCTGGATGGCGCGGCGGCGGTCGATGAGCATTTCGCCAATACCGACGGGCGCGACAACCTGTGCCTGCGTGCGGCGTTTGCGGACCAGTACTATGCGCGCGTGCGCGGCTGCCAGACCCGCGCGGTGTTCGCCTATGACGAGCGGCTGGCGCTGTTCCCCAGCTATCTCCAGCAGCTGGAGATGGAGAGCAACGGCAAGCGCGTGACCTCGCAAGGCGAGCCTGTCGACGGGCCCACGGCGCCGATCACATGGGGCGGGGTGGGCACCGACGCGCAGCACGCGGTGTTCCAGCTGCTGCATCAGGGCACGCACATGGTCCCGGTCGACTTCATCGCCAGCATCGCGCCGGGAGACGCGCTCAACCCCGCGCATCACCGAATCCTGCTGACCAACTGCTTCGCACAAGGCGCGGCGCTGATGGCGGGTGGCAATATGAGCGCCGACGGGAAAGACCCCGCGCGCGAGTTCCCCGGCAACCGCCCCAGCGCCACCATCCTGTGCGACGATCTGGACGCGGCGACGCTCGGCGCCCTCATCGCCTTCCACGAACACCGCACTTTTGCGAATGCGGTGCTGATGGGCATCAACCCCTTCGACCAGTTCGGCGTCGAGCTGGGCAAGAAGATGGCCAAGGATATCGACGGCGGCGCGGCAGAGTTCGACGCGAGCACGAAGGCGCTGCTGGAGGCGAGTGGGTTGGGGTGATATTATTGGTCGAGTAGTTGGGGGGGGATATGCCGAAGCGCTTCTTGATCAAGCTTGCGGAGTTCAACAGAATCTATCAGTGTGTTCATGGCACGATTGCTAATGAGACACGAGCGGAAAAGAGCTGCGTTTTCTTCGCTATTGCCGGCTCTTTCTTGCTCAACAAATATCTCAAGCTCGGAGCACGTCCAGTTGCCGGTGGGTTCGTGTTGCGGCCGACCGCGGAAGACAGTGTTATTGGTTACGCAAAGAATGTGGATGGCGCTTGGGGTTGGGGCGATGATGCCTTTCACATGTGGGTTGAGACTGAGACACACATCCTTGATTTTATGTCCCCTATTTATCGGGAGGCCTTTGCTGAAGGTAATCCTGACGTCGTTATCCCACGTAAGATGTTTCAGATGAAGAAGACCCAAGAGGCGCAGTCCCCTAACGAACTCCCAAACCAAGGTGACTTCTTCACGTTTCCAGATCCCGATATGAGTGAGGAACTGACCGAGCATTTTCTGAATAGTCCGACCAATACGGATTTGCTCGAAATCGTTGATCACTGGTTTTGCTCAAACAGAAGAAAACAGAGCGATTCCTTCAGGATGATGAGCAATGATGGGGTTGTTCATGCACTGACTCTCCCGCAGTCCGTGGCTATTGGTAGCTGGTGACTTGCCGACTCATAAGTCGGGGACTTCCCGCCAAGCCAGTGCTAGACCCCCGCGATGAAACGCTGGTACGCACGCTGTTACCTCAATCTGCTCGGGTCGATCTCCATCTATAGCGGGCATCGCGGGCACACCCCGCTCGGTTCGAACGCTGTGTCAGGCCCGGAGCGATTGCCAACCCCCTGCGGCGCGCGTAGCGTCCTTCCCATGACCTTCCCGATCATCTTCTCTGTCGTTTGGGCGCTGGTCCTCACCATCGGCGGTGGCCTGCTGACGAGTATCGGCGAATGGTACCGCGCCCTGAACAAGCCCAGCTTTCAGCCGCCCGACTGGCTGTTCGGCCCGGCGTGGACGGTGATCCTCGTGCTGGCCGCATGGGCTTTCGTGCTGAGCTGGAACGGCGCGCCCGAGGGGGATCGCCCGCTGCTGATCGGGCTCTACTTGGCCAACGGGCTGTTCCATTTCCTGTGGTCGCCGCTGTTCTTCACCGCCAAGCGGCCCGACTGGGCGCTGATCGAGGTGCCGTTCCTGTGGCTCTCCGTCCTCGCGCTGACCATTTTCCTGCGCGAATGGTCGGTCGCAGCGAGCTGGATGATTGTGCCCTATCTGGTGTGGGTCAGCTTTGCGAGCATCCTCAATTGGACAATCGTGAAGCTCAATGGGCCCTTCGGTGGCAAGGCCGCAGCCTAGAAACTCGCCAAGGCAACCACCTTCCGCACCTTCCGCACCAGGCCGGACCCTGCGTGCGGGCAGGGAAAGCGTCGGCATGCGATTGACTTTTGCGCCTCGATGCGCCATCTGCGGGCCATCGAGGCGCGCGCCAGCGTGAAGCGAGCGGACAGACAAGCCCGCTCCCGGCAGCCCTTCGGTCCTTTTCCAGAGACTTCCCTTTTCACGCGGGTCGTTTTGACACCCGCGCCGCGCGAGTCGTGACTCTGCGCGCCGCATATATTGCGAGTATCTGACCTCCTATGACCAAGTTTACCGATCTCGGGCTGTCGCAGCCCGTTCTCCAGGCCCTCGACATGAAGGGCTATTCCGAGCCGACGCCGATCCAGGCGCAGGCCATTCCTCCCGTGCTCGAAGGGCGCGACCTGCTCGGCATCGCGCAGACCGGCACCGGCAAGACCGCCGCGTTCATGCTGCCCAGCATCGATCGCCTGCGTGAGGCCGAAAACCAGACCCCGTTCAAGTCGTGCCGTATGCTGGTGCTTGCGCCGACGCGCGAACTGGCCGGGCAGATCGCCCAGAGCGCCAAGGATTACGGCGCGCTTGCGGGCCTCAAGGTGCAGTCGATCGTTGGCGGCACCTCGGTCAACAAGGACCGTAACAAGCTGCACCGCGGCACCGACATCCTCGTCGCGACGCCGGGCCGTTTGCTCGACCTGATCGACCAGCGCGCCTTCACCCTCGACAAGGTCGAGATCCTGGTGCTCGACGAAGCGGACCAGATGCTGGACCTCGGCTTCATCCACGCGCTGCGCAAGATCAACGAACTGACGCCCAAGGATCGCCAGACGCTGTTCTTCAGCGCGACCATGCCCAAGGCGATCAAGGAGCTGGTCAGCCAGTACTGCCGCAACCCGGCGCAGGTTTCGGTCACGCCGGAAAGCACCACGGCGGAGCGGATCGAGCAGTTCCTGTTCATGGTCCAGCAGGACGAGAAGCAGAGCCTGCTCGAACTGATCCTCTCGGGTCGCCATGAAATTCCCGGCAAGCTCGAACGCGTGCTCGTCTTCGCGCGGACCAAGCATGGCTGCGACCGTGTGGTGAAGAAGCTCGCGCAGGTCGGCATCCCCGCCAACGCGATCCACGGCAACAAGAGCCAGCCCCAGCGCGAACGCGCGCTCGACGAGTTCAAGCGGGCCAAGACCCCGGTTCTGGTGGCGACCGATGTCGCCGCGCGCGGCATCGATATTCCGGGCGTCAGCCACGTCATCAACTACGAGCTGCCCAACGTGCCTGAGCAATACGTTCACCGGATCGGCCGCACCGCACGTGCGGGTGCCGACGGTATCGCCATCGCCTTCTGCGCCGAGGACGAGCGCCAGTACCTCAAGGATATTCGCAAGACGACCGATGCCGAGTTCGAGCGTCTGCCGCTGCCGGAGAATTTCCGGGCGGTGGTGGAAGGCGTCGGCCCGACCAAGCCTGCACCCAAGCAGCAGCGCGGCCAGCGCGTGACGCCCCGTCCGATCGGCGACGGTGCGCGCAAGCCCAAGGCTAAGCATACCGCACGCAAGGGCAAGCCGCAGGGCGCCGGTCAGGGCCGTGGCGGCCCGGGTGGCGAGAACCGTGGTGGCGGCCAGCGTCGCCGCAACAACCGTTCGGGCGGAGCACGCTCGGGCGGCCAAGGCTAGACTGCTTAGCTTGCACGCGCCGCGCGGCTGGCTGATAGGCGTTCGGGATGGAACCAGAGAATAACGGACTTCCCGCAGACGCGCAGCCGATCGAGCGCGTGCAGCAAAACATGCTCGCGCGCGGGGAGCGGTGGCTGCTCAATCGCCTGTGCGCCCGCATGCCCCGGTGGGTCACACCGGACATGCTGACCTTCACCGGAATGGTCGGCGCACTGGCCATTTTTGCTGGATATGCGGCGAGCAATCTTGGCGATGGCTGGCTCTGGCTGTCCATCGCCGGATACGTGGTCCACTGGTTCGGCGACTCGCTGGACGGAAGTCTGGCGCGCTTTCGCCGGATCGAGCGGCCACGTTACGGCTATTTCCTCGACCATAGCTGCGACGGGCTGGCGACCACGCTGGTCGTGCTGGGGCTCGGTGCCTCGGCCTATGTCCAGTTGGAGGTCGCGCTGGTGGCACTGGCGGGATATCTGCTGATGTCGATCCACGCTTTCCTCTCGGTCAGGGTGATGGGCGAATTGCGCCTGTCCTACCTCAAGGCCGGGCCGACCGAGCTGCGGCTGATCCTGATCGGGTTGACGCTTGCCATGATCGTGCTGGGGCCGACCCCGCTGATCGGCGTGTTCACGGGTTTCGACATGTTCGTGGGGGCCGTGGGCGTGCTGCTGATCGGCCTGTTTGCGGCACAGACCGCCTCCACCGCGCGCAAGCTCGCGCTGGAAGAACCGCCGGTTCGATACCCGCGCTAGGCGATCGCAGGATGCTGCCGGTTGGC
This genomic window contains:
- the topA gene encoding type I DNA topoisomerase, encoding MQLVIVESPAKAKTIEKYLGKDFKVLASYGHIRDLPPKDGSVRPDEDFAMDWEIYSDQRKRAQVKAIADAAKNADRLVLATDPDREGEAISWHVLDMLKKRKSLPTNVDRVTFNAITKGAVTEAMKKPRALDQDLIDAYLARRALDYLFGFTLSPVLWRKLPGAKSAGRVQSVALRIIVDREREIEAFKAEEYWSIIANFEQDGTPFTARLVTLDGKKLDKMTLGDEGSAMAAKQAVEDGRFTVEGIETKPVKRNPAPPFTTSTLQQEAARKLGFSASHTMRCAQSLYEAGAITYMRTDGVQMDQSAIDACRDAITDRYSAEYRPEQPRYYKTKAKNAQEAHEAIRPTDFRKDKVGSGDEARLYDLIFKRALASQMATAQLERTTVTLTEGSGQHSLRATGQVVKFPGFLAVYQESFDDKDDEDGGLLPHMREGDAPARKSVEANQHFTQPPPRYSEASLVKQLEELGIGRPSTYASTIQTLRDREYVRIEKNRFFAEESGRLLTAFLERFFPTYVAYDFTAGMEEELDDVSGGRAEWKAILEAFWKDFKPKSDEVMEQKPSDITAVLDTFLSDYLFPERADGKDPRFCPLCDQEGRAGGRLHLRGGRFGAFVACENYPECKFTRRFAQPGADGDEVAEDAVLGNDPETGLPVERKTGRFGPYLQLGEGKEAKRASIPKDVPELDLEMALKLLSLPRIVGQHPETGQDIEASIGRYGPYLRHDGKYAKLTTTADVFETGMNAAVTMLAEAAQKGGRGRAKAEPIKVLGKHPTSEAEMKVMPGRYGPYVTDGTTNATIPKDVKPEDVTEEQAIELINARAAKGPAKKKKAAPKKTAAKKKAPAKKAAAKKPAAKKAPAKKASAKDE
- a CDS encoding endonuclease domain-containing protein, which translates into the protein MSLPEVLLWQELRKQSEVKFRRQHPLGPYVLDFYCAAAKLCMEVDGIAHDMGSAPKRDATRDEWLREKGVTVLRIAATEVLRSPQEVAEAVIRSCLR
- the era gene encoding GTPase Era, with the translated sequence MTDTSTKCGVVAVLGAPNAGKSTLVNALVGQKVAIVSAKAQTTRARMLGIALHENDDANTQMILVDTPGIFAPKRRLDRAMVSAAWEGAESADAVLLLVDPIKQRRHELEPLIEQLAQRPEKKILVLNKVDIAKKEPLLALAQELSAKVDFAEIYFISALTGDGVFELKDALAGEMPEGEWMYPEDQVSDASERLLATEITREQLYRQLHEELPYDSMVRPEKYVERKDGSVEIHQQIIVARDNQRMIVLGKGGSKIKSIGQAAREELSELLGRKVHLFLHVKATENWADDKEMFEEMGLDWTK
- the rnc gene encoding ribonuclease III produces the protein MTDWKETKAWLVANGFAARDEALWTEALTHGSLGEGRDYQRLEFLGDRVLGLAIAEWLFENQGSASEGTLAQRLNALVSKGACAKVARSIGVPDHLRLGRQAREDGGAESSNILGDVMESLLGAQLREDGFESARALVRALWRDAVEGDAGRAKHPKSALQEWAAGNRRRPPEYALIDRSGPDHAARFTVRVSVKNVGDAEATANSKQEAETAAAKAFMEQYG
- the lepB gene encoding signal peptidase I, translated to MDEKGEAGEPHRDADDARGRDRASGGGIVNLLQFVLLAVILALALRTFAFSLFTIPSESMMPGLLPGDTIAAKKWPYGYSSNSLPFDLPLIPGRWFAHQPQRGDVVIFKHPVDGSDYVKRVIGLPGDEVELRNGYVVLNGQILSQSATDDAIIPVSPDAPCGWGGREEARPAGGADCRYRRNREYLPSGVSYEVFDFGPTPQDNWGPRTVPAGSLFLLGDNRDNSMDSRFPALPGGGVGFVRQDLLIGQPGAVLWSTDGSARWADPGSWLSSLRSNRTAQAL
- the pgi gene encoding glucose-6-phosphate isomerase — encoded protein: MSDSRTAAWQRIEALPQESLGDLFAGDDARVDRLSGRIGWGEGEDAAGIRFDWSKTHLTDDLLAGFEALAEASDFTGKRAALFAGDAMNVTEGRAAEHTAQRGFGSEASVEEAQALLARMQMLVEAIREGALGQIEHLIHIGIGGSALGPALAINALTRDLSYVDCHVVSNIDGVALEAAFEACDPATTMIAVASKTFTTIETMTNADSALTWLRENGVTDPHGRVVALTANPEAAVEWGVDETRVLPFMESVGGRYSLWSSIGFPVALAAGLDEFAAMLDGAAAVDEHFANTDGRDNLCLRAAFADQYYARVRGCQTRAVFAYDERLALFPSYLQQLEMESNGKRVTSQGEPVDGPTAPITWGGVGTDAQHAVFQLLHQGTHMVPVDFIASIAPGDALNPAHHRILLTNCFAQGAALMAGGNMSADGKDPAREFPGNRPSATILCDDLDAATLGALIAFHEHRTFANAVLMGINPFDQFGVELGKKMAKDIDGGAAEFDASTKALLEASGLG
- a CDS encoding DUF2026 family protein; this translates as MPKRFLIKLAEFNRIYQCVHGTIANETRAEKSCVFFAIAGSFLLNKYLKLGARPVAGGFVLRPTAEDSVIGYAKNVDGAWGWGDDAFHMWVETETHILDFMSPIYREAFAEGNPDVVIPRKMFQMKKTQEAQSPNELPNQGDFFTFPDPDMSEELTEHFLNSPTNTDLLEIVDHWFCSNRRKQSDSFRMMSNDGVVHALTLPQSVAIGSW
- a CDS encoding TspO/MBR family protein, coding for MTFPIIFSVVWALVLTIGGGLLTSIGEWYRALNKPSFQPPDWLFGPAWTVILVLAAWAFVLSWNGAPEGDRPLLIGLYLANGLFHFLWSPLFFTAKRPDWALIEVPFLWLSVLALTIFLREWSVAASWMIVPYLVWVSFASILNWTIVKLNGPFGGKAAA
- a CDS encoding DEAD/DEAH box helicase produces the protein MTKFTDLGLSQPVLQALDMKGYSEPTPIQAQAIPPVLEGRDLLGIAQTGTGKTAAFMLPSIDRLREAENQTPFKSCRMLVLAPTRELAGQIAQSAKDYGALAGLKVQSIVGGTSVNKDRNKLHRGTDILVATPGRLLDLIDQRAFTLDKVEILVLDEADQMLDLGFIHALRKINELTPKDRQTLFFSATMPKAIKELVSQYCRNPAQVSVTPESTTAERIEQFLFMVQQDEKQSLLELILSGRHEIPGKLERVLVFARTKHGCDRVVKKLAQVGIPANAIHGNKSQPQRERALDEFKRAKTPVLVATDVAARGIDIPGVSHVINYELPNVPEQYVHRIGRTARAGADGIAIAFCAEDERQYLKDIRKTTDAEFERLPLPENFRAVVEGVGPTKPAPKQQRGQRVTPRPIGDGARKPKAKHTARKGKPQGAGQGRGGPGGENRGGGQRRRNNRSGGARSGGQG